Proteins co-encoded in one Prunus persica cultivar Lovell chromosome G6, Prunus_persica_NCBIv2, whole genome shotgun sequence genomic window:
- the LOC109949877 gene encoding uncharacterized protein LOC109949877, producing the protein MSNWKDLKEKNKDELWSLLQQNYIVGDEHKNFIFRMMGKYWRQFKSKITTAIREASKRKHKARAISLVKPDNVKSKEDWDKFVKERLGAEFQKLSEKFKAMRKKQKYTHTMSRKGYARMEYDMKLNHPNPEEINRVTLWTKAHERKDGTPINEVVSNILKDIKTCNESKENPPARNSIRDDAIARVLGPETRGRVRGLGFGATPSRVDAVIQGSERVKELESVVKSQSQRMQLIEAKLEAFIKMSQEPQNKNVEDMISAHACTPQSQQGSRHVQDKSYNVNARCGQSSNLEYGRCQLLHWYNFELEQVVAEGHIASTDPTVKVHHMPIGRDCWKVWVDEVLDEELNLYRPTDEARRLGEALGSTVAWPKSCIKLLN; encoded by the exons ATGTCAAATTGGAAGgaccttaaagaaaaaaacaaggatGAGCTTTGGTCATTACTTCag CAAAACTACATAGTGGGAGATGAgcataaaaattttatttttaggatGATGGGGAAATATTGGAGACAATTTAAATCAAAAATAACAACAGCAATTCGTGAAGCAAGTAAAAGAAAGCATAAGGCACGTGCCATTTCCCTTGTGAAGCCAGACAATGTAAAGTCAAAGGAAGATTGGGACAAATTTGTCAAAGAAAGACTTGGAGCGGAATTTCAA AAACTAAGTGAAAAGTTTAAAGCAATGAGAAAGAAGCAAAAGTACACACATACAATGAGTCGAAAAGGCTATGCCCGTATGGAGTATGACATG AAATTAAATCATCCAAATCCTGAAGAAATAAATAGAGTGACATTGTGGACAAAAGCGCATGAGAGAAAGGATGGTACACCAATTAACGAAGTTGTTAGCAACATATTG AAAGATATAAAGACGTGCAATGAGTCGAAAGAGAATCCACCAGCGAGAAATTCTATACGAGATGATGCTATAGCAAGAGTTTTGGGACCTGAAACTCGTGGCCGAGTTCGAGGGCTTGGGTTTGGTGCAACACCCTCTAGAGTAGATGCAGTAATTCAAGGCAGTGAACGAGTTAAAGAACTTGAATCCGTAGTGAAATCTCAATCTCAAAGGATGCAGCTAATTGAAGCCAAACTTGAAGCATTTATTAAAATGTCTCAAGAG CCTCAAAATAAGAATGTAGAGGATATGATAAGTGCACATGCATGTACTCCTCAA TCACAACAAGGAAGCCGTCATGTACAAGATAAAAGTTACAATGTGAATGCAAGATGTGGTCAAAGTAGCAATCTTGAATATGGAAGATGTCAACTTTTACACTGGTACAATTTTGAATTGGAGCAAGTTGTAGCTGAGGGACATATTGCCTCAACAGACCCAACTGTTAAAGTTCATCATATGCCTATTGGACGTGATTGTTGGAAGGTTTGGGTTGATGAAGTGCTTGATGAAGAACTTAACTTGTATAGACCCACAGATGAAGCGCGAAGACTTGGTGAAGCTTTAGGCAGTACTGTTGCATGGCCAAAAAGCTGTATAAAATTGCTTAACTAA